A window of Solea senegalensis isolate Sse05_10M linkage group LG20, IFAPA_SoseM_1, whole genome shotgun sequence contains these coding sequences:
- the si:ch1073-513e17.1 gene encoding sialin isoform X1, giving the protein MSPPNGHSINSIDTPADDNEDSEPLIKSDAAVSPQCCSARLNLAVLMFFGFSVVYGLRVNLSVAMVAMVNNTDPTPAKNSSIVHACPLPSARGNTSDSFVQPDGVPQYPWDSETQGWLLGAFFFGYICTQIPGGYLAGHYGGSIFLGLGVLGTAALTLLTPLAAQMGSYWLFALRALEGFGEGVTFPAMTAMWARWAPPLERSRLMTLSGSGSSFGAFVALPLTGVICQALGWPAVFYICGGAGCLWAVFWFILVSDDPRTHRRISKEERDYIINSIGPQGTGHGWSVPVLQMLLSVPLWAIIVTQMCSNWSYYTLLTSLPTYMDNILHFDLKSNSFLSAVPYLGGLLVSLLSAVAADSLIERRVMSVTVVRKLFTFTGLVFPAVFLAAVGYAGCSHVLAVTLLTLSMAIGGISAPGVFINQLDIAPRYAGFLLGITNTFGTIPGIVAPIVTGYFTEDHTLSGWRTVFCVAAAINVGGAFFYTIFGKGEIQPWAVTEEERAEAESRRSRSIST; this is encoded by the exons ATGTCGCCACCTAATGGCCACTCCATCAACTCCATCGACACCCCCGCGGATGACAATGAGGACAGCGAACCTCTCATCAAGAGCGATGCAG cagTGTCTCCTCAGTGCTGCTCGGCTCGCCTCAACCTCGCCGTCCTCATGTTCTTCGGCTTCTCCGTGGTCTATGGTCTGCGGGTCAACCTCAGCGTTGCCATGGTCGCCATGGTGAACAACACTGATCCCACGCCAGCGAAGAACAGCTCCATCGTGCACGCGTGTCCTCTGCCGTCAGCGAGAGGAAACACGAGTGACTCCTTCGTACAACCTgatggg GTCCCTCAGTATCCCTGGGACTCGGAGACTCAGGGTTGGCTGCTGGGGGCGTTTTTCTTCGGTTACATCTGCACTCAGATCCCGGGAGGTTACCTGGCCGGTCACTATGGGGGGAGCATCTTCCTGGGTTTGGGTGTTCTGGGCACAGCTgccctcaccctcctcacccctCTGGCTGCTCAGATGGGCTCCTACTGGCTGTTTGCTCTGCGAGCGTTGGAGGGCTTCGGCGAG GGTGTGACGTTCCCAGCCATGACGGCAATGTGGGCTCGGTGGGCGCCCCCACTGGAGCGCTCTCGCCTCATGACCCTGTCGGGCTCTGGCTCCAGCTTTGGAGCCTTCGTGGCTCTGCCGCTCACAGGCGTCATCTGCCAAGCACTGGGCTGGCCCGCTGTGTTCTACATCTGTG GAGGCGCCGGTTGCCTCTGGGCcgtgttttggtttattttggtgTCAGATGACCCTCGAACCCACCGTCGAATCAGCAAAGAGGAGCGCGATTACATCATCAACTCCATCGGACCTCAG GGCACGGGTCACGGTTGGTCGGTGCCGgtgctgcagatgctgctgtCCGTCCCACTGTGGGCGATCATCGTCACCCAGATGTGTTCAAACTGGTCCTACTACACGCTGCTCACCTCTCTGCCCACGTACATGGACAACATCCTGCACTTTGACCTCAAATCG aaCAGCTTCCTGTCCGCTGTGCCGTACCTCGGTGGCTTGCTGGTCTCGCTGCTGTCGGCCGTCGCCGCCGACAGCCTCATCGAGAGGAGAGTAATGAGCGTCACCGTCGTTCGTAAACTCTTCACATTCACCG GCCTCGTGTTCCCGGCTGTGTTCTTGGCCGCAGTGGGTTACGCCGGCTGCAGCCACGTCCTCGCCGTCACCTTGCTCACACTCTCCATGGCCATCGGGGGGATCAGCGCCCCCGGAGTCTTCATCAACCAGCTCGACATCGCTCCTCG ATATGCAGGATTCCTTCTGGGAATCACCAACACATTCGGGACAATCCCGGGCATCGTGGCTCCCATCGTGACGGGATACTTCACAGAAGAT CACACACTGTCTGGCTGGAGGACGGTGTTCTGTGTCGCAGCCGCGATCAACGTGGGCGGAGCGTTCTTTTACACCATATTTGGCAAAGGGGAGATTCAGCCGTGGGCcgtcacagaggaggagagagcggaGGCCGAGTCAAGGAGGAGCAGGTCCATCTCCACATGA
- the si:ch1073-513e17.1 gene encoding sialin isoform X2, with translation MSPPNGHSINSIDTPADDNEDSEPLIKSDAVSPQCCSARLNLAVLMFFGFSVVYGLRVNLSVAMVAMVNNTDPTPAKNSSIVHACPLPSARGNTSDSFVQPDGVPQYPWDSETQGWLLGAFFFGYICTQIPGGYLAGHYGGSIFLGLGVLGTAALTLLTPLAAQMGSYWLFALRALEGFGEGVTFPAMTAMWARWAPPLERSRLMTLSGSGSSFGAFVALPLTGVICQALGWPAVFYICGGAGCLWAVFWFILVSDDPRTHRRISKEERDYIINSIGPQGTGHGWSVPVLQMLLSVPLWAIIVTQMCSNWSYYTLLTSLPTYMDNILHFDLKSNSFLSAVPYLGGLLVSLLSAVAADSLIERRVMSVTVVRKLFTFTGLVFPAVFLAAVGYAGCSHVLAVTLLTLSMAIGGISAPGVFINQLDIAPRYAGFLLGITNTFGTIPGIVAPIVTGYFTEDHTLSGWRTVFCVAAAINVGGAFFYTIFGKGEIQPWAVTEEERAEAESRRSRSIST, from the exons ATGTCGCCACCTAATGGCCACTCCATCAACTCCATCGACACCCCCGCGGATGACAATGAGGACAGCGAACCTCTCATCAAGAGCGATGCAG TGTCTCCTCAGTGCTGCTCGGCTCGCCTCAACCTCGCCGTCCTCATGTTCTTCGGCTTCTCCGTGGTCTATGGTCTGCGGGTCAACCTCAGCGTTGCCATGGTCGCCATGGTGAACAACACTGATCCCACGCCAGCGAAGAACAGCTCCATCGTGCACGCGTGTCCTCTGCCGTCAGCGAGAGGAAACACGAGTGACTCCTTCGTACAACCTgatggg GTCCCTCAGTATCCCTGGGACTCGGAGACTCAGGGTTGGCTGCTGGGGGCGTTTTTCTTCGGTTACATCTGCACTCAGATCCCGGGAGGTTACCTGGCCGGTCACTATGGGGGGAGCATCTTCCTGGGTTTGGGTGTTCTGGGCACAGCTgccctcaccctcctcacccctCTGGCTGCTCAGATGGGCTCCTACTGGCTGTTTGCTCTGCGAGCGTTGGAGGGCTTCGGCGAG GGTGTGACGTTCCCAGCCATGACGGCAATGTGGGCTCGGTGGGCGCCCCCACTGGAGCGCTCTCGCCTCATGACCCTGTCGGGCTCTGGCTCCAGCTTTGGAGCCTTCGTGGCTCTGCCGCTCACAGGCGTCATCTGCCAAGCACTGGGCTGGCCCGCTGTGTTCTACATCTGTG GAGGCGCCGGTTGCCTCTGGGCcgtgttttggtttattttggtgTCAGATGACCCTCGAACCCACCGTCGAATCAGCAAAGAGGAGCGCGATTACATCATCAACTCCATCGGACCTCAG GGCACGGGTCACGGTTGGTCGGTGCCGgtgctgcagatgctgctgtCCGTCCCACTGTGGGCGATCATCGTCACCCAGATGTGTTCAAACTGGTCCTACTACACGCTGCTCACCTCTCTGCCCACGTACATGGACAACATCCTGCACTTTGACCTCAAATCG aaCAGCTTCCTGTCCGCTGTGCCGTACCTCGGTGGCTTGCTGGTCTCGCTGCTGTCGGCCGTCGCCGCCGACAGCCTCATCGAGAGGAGAGTAATGAGCGTCACCGTCGTTCGTAAACTCTTCACATTCACCG GCCTCGTGTTCCCGGCTGTGTTCTTGGCCGCAGTGGGTTACGCCGGCTGCAGCCACGTCCTCGCCGTCACCTTGCTCACACTCTCCATGGCCATCGGGGGGATCAGCGCCCCCGGAGTCTTCATCAACCAGCTCGACATCGCTCCTCG ATATGCAGGATTCCTTCTGGGAATCACCAACACATTCGGGACAATCCCGGGCATCGTGGCTCCCATCGTGACGGGATACTTCACAGAAGAT CACACACTGTCTGGCTGGAGGACGGTGTTCTGTGTCGCAGCCGCGATCAACGTGGGCGGAGCGTTCTTTTACACCATATTTGGCAAAGGGGAGATTCAGCCGTGGGCcgtcacagaggaggagagagcggaGGCCGAGTCAAGGAGGAGCAGGTCCATCTCCACATGA
- the LOC122786705 gene encoding c-Myc-binding protein-like, whose translation MAHYRAPEAKREQFRRYLEKSGVLDTLTSVLVALYEETDKPNNALDFIKLHLGAAGPEPADSETLRSELADLQQKCNLLMEENKELRNKLMQYEPSPAE comes from the exons ATGGCCCATTACAGA GCTCCGGAAGCGAAGCGAGAGCAGTTCAGAAGATACTTGGAGAAATCGGGAGTATTGGACACTTTAACAAGTG TTCTCGTGGCACTTTATGAGGAAACTGACAAACCCAACAATGCACTAGA CTTCATAAAGCTTCACCTCGGTGCAGCTGGTCCAGAGCCAGCAGACTCTGAGACTCTTCGCTCGGAGCTGGCTGATCTTCAGCAGAAGTGCAACCTGCTCATGGAGGAGAACAAAGAGCTGAGGAACAAG CTGATGCAGTATGAACCGTCGCCTGCGGAGTAA
- the LOC122786701 gene encoding LOW QUALITY PROTEIN: gap junction alpha-9 protein-like (The sequence of the model RefSeq protein was modified relative to this genomic sequence to represent the inferred CDS: inserted 3 bases in 2 codons) yields MGDWNFLGGILEEVHIHSTMVGKIWLTILFIFRMLVLGVAAEDVWNDEQSDFICNTDQPGCRNVCYDQAFPISLIRYWVLQVIFVSSPSLVYMGHAIYQLRALEKXAALQEGDPPSRAGGSGRGAVGGAETDXEKEMRQLEQGKLNKAPLRGSLLCTYMAHIVTRSVVEVSFMMGQYLLYGHHLSPLYKCEREPCPNVVDCFVSRPTEKSLFMMFMQAIASISLFLSLLEIMHLGYKKLKKGILDYYPHLKDDLDDYYVNKSKKNSVVHQGCMGTSAGRKTTIPTAPIGYTLLLEKQGNGPNYPLLNASSAFIPIQGDAGAKPDNHKDSKEEVLSSPTEQNSNSNNTSSETRSPPVDKQEEPEEQSSPRHGNLECARSEYPTLPVADASSCAALTAIARKSRRVSPPWHCSTVVEGNGSDSGDSYHGVSSMKLRGGCVGPRARMLSKSDMKRPSRSQSPDSVGELSSVSRHSRESNSPIASSPPNRRVSAASTTSSSRRAPTDLQI; encoded by the exons atgggaGACTGGAACTTCCTTGGTGGGATCTTGGAGGAGGTGCACATCCACTCCACCATGGTGGGAAAGATCTGGCTCACCATCCTCTTCATATTCAGGATGTTGGTGCTGGGCGTCGCCGCGGAGGACGTGTGGAACGACGAGCAGTCGGACTTCATCTGCAACACCGATCAACCCGGCTGCAGGAACGTCTGCTACGACCAGGCCTTCCCCATCTCCCTCATCAGGTACTGGGTGCTGCAGGTGATCTTTGTCTCCTCGCCCTCGCTGGTGTACATGGGCCACGCCATCTACCAGCTGAGGGCGCTGGAGA GAGCGGCACTGCAAGAAGGTGACCCTCCGTCGAGAGCTGGAGGCAGTGGACGTGGAGCTGTCGGAGGTGCGGAGACGGA CGAGAAAGAGATGAGGCAGCTGGAGCAGGGGAAGCTCAACAAGGCTCCTCTGAGGGGTTCTCTGTTGTGCACCTACATGGCCCACATTGTGACTCGCTCAGTGGTGGAGGTCAGCTTCATGATGGGTCAGTACCTCCTCTATGGACACCACCTGAGTCCTCTTTACAAGTGTGAACGGGAGCCGTGTCCGAATGTGGTGGACTGCTTTGTCTCCAGACCCACAGAGAAAAGCCTCTTCATGATGTTCATGCAAGCCATCGCCTCTATCTCCCTCTTCCTCAGCCTCCTTGAGATCATGCACTTGGGCTACAAGAAGCTTAAGAAGGGCATCCTGGACTACTATCCCCATCTGAAGGACGACCTTGATGATTATTACGTGAACAAGTCCAAGAAGAACTCAGTTGTCCATCAGGGTTGCATGGGCACCTCAGCGGGACGCAAGACTACAATCCCCACAGCACCAATTGGGTACACACTTCTGCTGGAGAAGCAGGGAAACGGGCCTAACTACCCTCTGCTCAATGCCTCCTCTGCCTTCATACCAATACAAGGAGATGCTGGCGCAAAACCAGACAACCACAAGGACAGCAAGGAGGAGGTGCTGTCGAGTCCCACAGAGCAGAACAGCAACTCAAACAACACCAGCAGTGAGACACGTTCACCTCCTGTCGACAAGCAGGAGGAACCAGAAGAACAATCCTCTCCCCGCCATGGGAACCTGGAGTGTGCACGTTCTGAGTATCCCACCCTGCCTGTAGCAGATGCCTCTTCCTGCGCTGCACTGACAGCAATTGCGAGGAAGTCACGGAGGGTCAGTCCACCATGGCACTGCTCCACAGTGGTAGAGGGGAACGGTTCAGACAGTGGCGACTCCTACCACGGTGTGAGCAGCATGAAGCTCCGCGGCGGCTGTGTGGGCCCCAGAGCGAGGATGCTGTCAAAGTCGGACATGAAGAGACCAAGCAGGTCTCAGAGTCCAGACTCAGTGGGGGAACTGAGTTCTGTGTCTCGGCACAGTCGCGAGAGCAACAGCCCCATCGCCTCCTCTCCTCCGAACCGCAGAGTGTCAGCGGCGAGcacaaccagcagcagcagacgagcTCCCACTGACCTGCAGATATAA
- the LOC122786702 gene encoding serine/arginine-rich SC35-like splicing factor SCL30A isoform X1 — protein sequence MARYMRPPNTSLFVRNISDDSRPEDLRREFGRYGPIVDVYIPLDFYTRQPRGFAYIQFEDVRDAEDALHSLDRKWVCGRQIEIQFAQGDRKTPNQMKTKERHSPSRSSRYDDYDRDGRRRRSRSRSHDRYRSRSQSYDRRRRRSESPRVTLVVACMQEEGAGVVRMKDTDTDLGESPGADLDHTPDLRRLKNPSTQLPLPITPRRKCDASTPRPAPDPGRLQDHVLVHALGPGLGASQAGARKYPPPSPPTTSPLTFLLSDGPESVICQENSRLFDMNVTSTEPCVERLSFAAPFLRTMLVLLLVFIRFILVTFPDRNVIQSEVFMFSDSQPGIICCRFYIHFLIILSPKPYIPFFLQTTKKLIKYFKRTPVFQ from the exons atGGCCAGATACATGAGGCCTCCAAACACGTCTTTGTTTGTGCGGAACATCTCCGATGATTCCAG GCCTGAGGATTTGCGGCGTGAGTTTGGCCGCTATGGGCCGATAGTAGATGTCTACATCCCACTTGACTTCTATACACGTCAACCAAGAGGATTTGCATACATTCA ATTTGAGGATGTGCGTGATGCAGAGGATGCTCTTCATAGTCTGGACAGGAAGTGGGTTTGTGGCCGGCAGATTGAAATCCAGTTCGCCCAGGGCGACAGAAAGA CACCAAATCAGATGAAGACAAAGGAGAGGCATTCTCCGAGCAGATCGTCCCGATACGACGACTACGACCGAGATGGCCGGCGCAGACGCTCGCGCAGCCGCAGCCACGACAGATACAGATCACGCAGTCAGTCATACGACCGCCGTCGGAGGCGATCTGAAAGTCCACGAGTGA CTCTCGTGGTCGCGTGTATGCAAGAGGAAGGAGCAGGAGTCGTGAGGATGAAAG ATACAGACACAGACCTCGGAGAGAGTCCAGGGGCAGATCTCGATCACACTCCAGATCTGCGTCGCCTCAAGAACCCGTCAACCCAGCTTCCACTTCCCATTACACCGAGGAGGAAGTGCGACGCAAGCACTCCCCGTCCCGCTCCAGATCCCGGTCGGCTTCAAGATCACGTTCTCGTTCACGCTCTCGGTCCTGGGCTGGGCGCAAGTCAGGCGGGCGCTAGGAAGTATCCGCCCCCCTCCCCACCTACCACCTCCCCACTAACCTTCCTTCTGTCAGATGGACCGGAGTCGGTCATTTGTCAAGAAAATTCACGTTTGTTTGACATGAATGTAACGTCCACTGAACCGTGTGTAGAGAGGTTGTCTTTTGCGGCTCCATTTTTGAGAACAATGCTGGTccttttgcttgtttttataaGATTTATTTTGGTAACATTTCCTGATAGGAACGTGATTCAGTCGGAGGTTTTTATGTTCAGTGATAGTCAGCCAGGAATAATCTGTTGTCGTTTTTATATACACTTTCTGATCATATTGTCGCCTAAACCGTATATCCCCTTTTTTCTGCAAACAACAAAGAAGCTCATTAAGTATTTTAAAAGAACGCCAGTCTTTCAGTGA
- the LOC122786702 gene encoding serine/arginine-rich splicing factor 7-like isoform X3 — translation MKFKIKQSIFEDVRDAEDALHSLDRKWVCGRQIEIQFAQGDRKTPNQMKTKERHSPSRSSRYDDYDRDGRRRRSRSRSHDRYRSRSQSYDRRRRRSESPRVTLVVACMQEEGAGVVRMKDTDTDLGESPGADLDHTPDLRRLKNPSTQLPLPITPRRKCDASTPRPAPDPGRLQDHVLVHALGPGLGASQAGARKYPPPSPPTTSPLTFLLSDGPESVICQENSRLFDMNVTSTEPCVERLSFAAPFLRTMLVLLLVFIRFILVTFPDRNVIQSEVFMFSDSQPGIICCRFYIHFLIILSPKPYIPFFLQTTKKLIKYFKRTPVFQ, via the exons ATGAAGTTCAAAATCAAGCAAAG CATATTTGAGGATGTGCGTGATGCAGAGGATGCTCTTCATAGTCTGGACAGGAAGTGGGTTTGTGGCCGGCAGATTGAAATCCAGTTCGCCCAGGGCGACAGAAAGA CACCAAATCAGATGAAGACAAAGGAGAGGCATTCTCCGAGCAGATCGTCCCGATACGACGACTACGACCGAGATGGCCGGCGCAGACGCTCGCGCAGCCGCAGCCACGACAGATACAGATCACGCAGTCAGTCATACGACCGCCGTCGGAGGCGATCTGAAAGTCCACGAGTGA CTCTCGTGGTCGCGTGTATGCAAGAGGAAGGAGCAGGAGTCGTGAGGATGAAAG ATACAGACACAGACCTCGGAGAGAGTCCAGGGGCAGATCTCGATCACACTCCAGATCTGCGTCGCCTCAAGAACCCGTCAACCCAGCTTCCACTTCCCATTACACCGAGGAGGAAGTGCGACGCAAGCACTCCCCGTCCCGCTCCAGATCCCGGTCGGCTTCAAGATCACGTTCTCGTTCACGCTCTCGGTCCTGGGCTGGGCGCAAGTCAGGCGGGCGCTAGGAAGTATCCGCCCCCCTCCCCACCTACCACCTCCCCACTAACCTTCCTTCTGTCAGATGGACCGGAGTCGGTCATTTGTCAAGAAAATTCACGTTTGTTTGACATGAATGTAACGTCCACTGAACCGTGTGTAGAGAGGTTGTCTTTTGCGGCTCCATTTTTGAGAACAATGCTGGTccttttgcttgtttttataaGATTTATTTTGGTAACATTTCCTGATAGGAACGTGATTCAGTCGGAGGTTTTTATGTTCAGTGATAGTCAGCCAGGAATAATCTGTTGTCGTTTTTATATACACTTTCTGATCATATTGTCGCCTAAACCGTATATCCCCTTTTTTCTGCAAACAACAAAGAAGCTCATTAAGTATTTTAAAAGAACGCCAGTCTTTCAGTGA
- the LOC122786702 gene encoding serine/arginine-rich SC35-like splicing factor SCL30A isoform X2, with protein sequence MARYMRPPNTSLFVRNISDDSRPEDLRREFGRYGPIVDVYIPLDFYTRQPRGFAYIQFEDVRDAEDALHSLDRKWVCGRQIEIQFAQGDRKTPNQMKTKERHSPSRSSRYDDYDRDGRRRRSRSRSHDRYRSRSQSYDRRRRRSESPRVTLVVACMQEEGAGVVRMKDTDLGESPGADLDHTPDLRRLKNPSTQLPLPITPRRKCDASTPRPAPDPGRLQDHVLVHALGPGLGASQAGARKYPPPSPPTTSPLTFLLSDGPESVICQENSRLFDMNVTSTEPCVERLSFAAPFLRTMLVLLLVFIRFILVTFPDRNVIQSEVFMFSDSQPGIICCRFYIHFLIILSPKPYIPFFLQTTKKLIKYFKRTPVFQ encoded by the exons atGGCCAGATACATGAGGCCTCCAAACACGTCTTTGTTTGTGCGGAACATCTCCGATGATTCCAG GCCTGAGGATTTGCGGCGTGAGTTTGGCCGCTATGGGCCGATAGTAGATGTCTACATCCCACTTGACTTCTATACACGTCAACCAAGAGGATTTGCATACATTCA ATTTGAGGATGTGCGTGATGCAGAGGATGCTCTTCATAGTCTGGACAGGAAGTGGGTTTGTGGCCGGCAGATTGAAATCCAGTTCGCCCAGGGCGACAGAAAGA CACCAAATCAGATGAAGACAAAGGAGAGGCATTCTCCGAGCAGATCGTCCCGATACGACGACTACGACCGAGATGGCCGGCGCAGACGCTCGCGCAGCCGCAGCCACGACAGATACAGATCACGCAGTCAGTCATACGACCGCCGTCGGAGGCGATCTGAAAGTCCACGAGTGA CTCTCGTGGTCGCGTGTATGCAAGAGGAAGGAGCAGGAGTCGTGAGGATGAAAG ACACAGACCTCGGAGAGAGTCCAGGGGCAGATCTCGATCACACTCCAGATCTGCGTCGCCTCAAGAACCCGTCAACCCAGCTTCCACTTCCCATTACACCGAGGAGGAAGTGCGACGCAAGCACTCCCCGTCCCGCTCCAGATCCCGGTCGGCTTCAAGATCACGTTCTCGTTCACGCTCTCGGTCCTGGGCTGGGCGCAAGTCAGGCGGGCGCTAGGAAGTATCCGCCCCCCTCCCCACCTACCACCTCCCCACTAACCTTCCTTCTGTCAGATGGACCGGAGTCGGTCATTTGTCAAGAAAATTCACGTTTGTTTGACATGAATGTAACGTCCACTGAACCGTGTGTAGAGAGGTTGTCTTTTGCGGCTCCATTTTTGAGAACAATGCTGGTccttttgcttgtttttataaGATTTATTTTGGTAACATTTCCTGATAGGAACGTGATTCAGTCGGAGGTTTTTATGTTCAGTGATAGTCAGCCAGGAATAATCTGTTGTCGTTTTTATATACACTTTCTGATCATATTGTCGCCTAAACCGTATATCCCCTTTTTTCTGCAAACAACAAAGAAGCTCATTAAGTATTTTAAAAGAACGCCAGTCTTTCAGTGA
- the LOC122786702 gene encoding serine/arginine-rich splicing factor 10-like isoform X4, whose protein sequence is MARYMRPPNTSLFVRNISDDSRPEDLRREFGRYGPIVDVYIPLDFYTRQPRGFAYIQFEDVRDAEDALHSLDRKWVCGRQIEIQFAQGDRKTPNQMKTKERHSPSRSSRYDDYDRDGRRRRSRSRSHDRYRSRSQSYDRRRRRSESPRSSRGRVYARGRSRSREDERYRHRPRRESRGRSRSHSRSASPQEPVNPASTSHYTEEEVRRKHSPSRSRSRSASRSRSRSRSRSWAGRKSGGR, encoded by the exons atGGCCAGATACATGAGGCCTCCAAACACGTCTTTGTTTGTGCGGAACATCTCCGATGATTCCAG GCCTGAGGATTTGCGGCGTGAGTTTGGCCGCTATGGGCCGATAGTAGATGTCTACATCCCACTTGACTTCTATACACGTCAACCAAGAGGATTTGCATACATTCA ATTTGAGGATGTGCGTGATGCAGAGGATGCTCTTCATAGTCTGGACAGGAAGTGGGTTTGTGGCCGGCAGATTGAAATCCAGTTCGCCCAGGGCGACAGAAAGA CACCAAATCAGATGAAGACAAAGGAGAGGCATTCTCCGAGCAGATCGTCCCGATACGACGACTACGACCGAGATGGCCGGCGCAGACGCTCGCGCAGCCGCAGCCACGACAGATACAGATCACGCAGTCAGTCATACGACCGCCGTCGGAGGCGATCTGAAAGTCCACG CAGCTCTCGTGGTCGCGTGTATGCAAGAGGAAGGAGCAGGAGTCGTGAGGATGAAAG ATACAGACACAGACCTCGGAGAGAGTCCAGGGGCAGATCTCGATCACACTCCAGATCTGCGTCGCCTCAAGAACCCGTCAACCCAGCTTCCACTTCCCATTACACCGAGGAGGAAGTGCGACGCAAGCACTCCCCGTCCCGCTCCAGATCCCGGTCGGCTTCAAGATCACGTTCTCGTTCACGCTCTCGGTCCTGGGCTGGGCGCAAGTCAGGCGGGCGCTAG
- the LOC122786703 gene encoding fatty acid-binding protein, liver-like, whose translation MAFNGTWEVYSEENLEDFLKAVGAPEMVVKMRTNIKPVIVVEQKGKDFTYILKMAGCTQVNSFTIGQETEMTAVDGRKFKCTVREENGKLVAESAKFTSVREIQGEEMVETITAGSVTFTSKSRRV comes from the exons ATGGCTTTTAACGGCACCTGGGAAGTTTATTCTGAGGAAAACCTTGAGGATTTCCTTAAAGCAGTTG GTGCTCCTGAAATGGTTGTGAAAATGCGCACAAACATCAAACCGGTGATAGTGGTCGAGCAGAAAGGCAAAGACTTCACCTACATCCTGAAAATGGCCGGATGCACCCAAGTCAACTCCTTCACCATTGGACAGGAGACGGAGATGACGGCTGTGGACGGCAGGAAGTTCAAG TGCACCGTCAGAGAAGAGAATGGGAAGCTGGTGGCTGAGAGTGCAAAGTTCACCTCCGTTCGAGAGATCCAAGGAGAAGAAATGGTGGAG ACCATCACCGCAGGCTCTGTGACTTTCACGAGCAAGAGCAGACGAGTCTGA